One region of Nycticebus coucang isolate mNycCou1 chromosome 10, mNycCou1.pri, whole genome shotgun sequence genomic DNA includes:
- the PHLDB3 gene encoding pleckstrin homology-like domain family B member 3 — protein sequence MDKPSTLEGIPPLPVPECHAVVQPRGAAQLQGNTEDPRKQEAPEDQVELPNHRGAEQQAEEEEDVGEGSSTESSRDAPEAAPRVKTPAAFPASTPFGDGAREAARRLRGQQLEALTRVALMEQRVKELQRQRKELRIEMEVEVALLRGELAGERVAARREEEQLRELLGQQVAAEQGGREQREQEKRRLSQERDRVEGLRQRLQEAQRQLNSQPEDQRERLLQRVQEMREQLDVAQRAYEDLEFQQLEQESRQEEEDQDSPGTQAPDPKVQELQASVAQHKRRIQVLEEQLKSLGEQMAAESRGLSQKKEEALQALTQERSRLLELNRLQGTPAGDFSEPNQALTKLLFTQKTDRQLLVLQDPSAPAAASSTSSCLFSVHSSLQGSIGLQRTGSLPRKRGERASQRGSPRPLSLHYTGPLEASALSPPVGDSSRHPLYQLLNCGSENSCGRPHPDIAHMERLLKQAVAERERLLKAREGTRRNTEASSGSTVPAIMAPPTPTPHPKGPRVLDLRQHLERWGHNPENCPHVRVTGVCCRGPLVKMGGRIKTWRKRWFCFDRQARRLAYYADKDETKLKGVIYFQAIEEVYYDHLRCAFKSPSPRLTFCVKTYERLFYMVAPSPEAMRMWMDVIVTAADENHAP from the exons ATGGACAAGCCAAGCACCCTGGAGGGAATCCCTCCGCTCCCGGTACCGGAGTGCCATGCGGTGGTCCAGCCTCGAGGGGCCGCCCAGCTCCAGGGGAACACCGAGGATCCCCGCAAGCAGGAGGCACCCGAGGACCAGGTGGAGCTTCCGAACCACCGAGGAGCTGAGCAGCAGGCCGAGGAAGAGGAAGACGTGGGAGAAGGCAGCAGCACCGAGAGCAGCCGCGACGCG CCAGAGGCTGCGCCTCGGGTAAAGACCCCCGCGGCATTCCCAGCGTCCACCCCTTTTGGGGACGGAGCGCGAGAGGCGGCACGGCGGCTGCGAGGGCAGCAGTTGGAGGCACTGACTCGCGTGGCCCTGATGGAGCAGCGGGTGAAGGAGCTGCAGCGTCAGAGGAAGGAGCTGAGGATCGAG atggaggtggaggtggcCCTGCTGAGGGGTGAGCTGGCAGGGGAGCGAGTGGCCGCTCGGCGGGAGGAGGAGCAGCTCAGGGAGCTGCTGGGACAGCAGGTGGCCGCAGAACAGGGCGGCCGAGAGCAGCGCGAACAG GAGAAGAGGCGGCTGAGCCAAGAGCGGGATCGTGTAGAGGGTCTTCGCCAGAGACTCCAGGAGGCCCAGAGACAGCTCAACTCCCAGCCAGAGGACCAGCGGGAGAGGCTTCTACAGAGGGTGCAGGAG atgAGGGAACAGCTGGATGTAGCCCAGCGTGCCTATGAGGACCTGGAGTTCCAGCAATTGGAGCAGGAGAGCCGGCAGGAAGAAGAGGATCAGGACAGCCCTGGGACCCAGGCTCCAGACCCCAAGGTCCAGGAACTTCAGGCCAGCGTGGCACAGCACAAG CGCCGGATCCAGGTCCTAGAGGAGCAGCTCAAGTCACTGGGGGAGCAGATGGCAGCTGAGAGCCGGGGACTGAGCCAGAAGAAGGAGGAGGCTCTTCAGGCCCTGACACAG GAAAGGAGCCGGCTGCTGGAGCTCAACCGCCTGCAGGGAACACCTGCTGGGGACTTCTCTGAGCCTAATCAGGCCCTCACTAAG CTGCTGTTCACCCAGAAGACAGACCGCCAGCTGCTGGTGCTCCAGGACCCCAGTGCCCCTGCTGCTGCCTCCTCTAcctcctcctgcctcttctcCGTCCACAGCTCTCTGCAG GGCTCCATTGGCCTCCAGAGGACTGGCAGCCTGCCTCggaaaaggggagagagggcGAGCCAGAGAGGATCCCCCCGACCTCTGTCCCTCCATTATACTG GACCTCTGGAGGCCTCAGCTCTCTCACCACCAGTGGGGGACTCCAGCAGACACCCCCTCTATCAGCTGCTGAACTGTGGCTCTGAGAATAG CTGTGGGCGCCCCCACCCAGACATCGCTCACATGGAGAGGCTTCTGAAGCAGGCTGTGGCAGAGAGGGAGCGGCTGCTCAAGGCCAGG GAAGGGACAAGAAGGAATACAGAAGCTTCCTCAGGCTCCACTGTTCCTGCCATCATG gcaccgcccacacccacaccccaccCAAAAGGCCCCCGAGTCTTGGATCTCCGGCAGCACCTGGAAAGATGGGGCCACAACCCAGAGAACTGCCCACATGTGCGGGTGACAGGGGTTTGCTGCCGTGGACCCCTGGTGAAGATGGGTGGCCGCATCAAAACCTGGAGGAAGCGATGGTTCTGCTTTGACCGCCAAGCTCGCCGCTTGGCCTACTATGCAG ACAAGGACGAGACCAAGCTCAAAGGTGTCATCTACTTCCAGGCCATTGAGGAAGTCTACTACGACCACTTACGCTGTGCCTTCAAG AGCCCCAGCCCCCGCCTGACGTTCTGCGTCAAAACCTACGAACGCCTTTTCTACATGGTCGCCCCCAGCCCCGAAGCCATGCGCATGTGGATGGACGTCATCGTGACCGCAGCTGATGAAAACCACGCCCCCTGA
- the LYPD3 gene encoding ly6/PLAUR domain-containing protein 3 encodes MDPVRKAGAQAVIWTTGWLLLPLLLHQGTQALECYSCVQKADDGCSPHKMKTVKCGPGVDVCTEAVGAVETIHGQFSVAVRGCGSGLPGKNDRGLDLHGLLAFIQLQQCSQDRCNAKLNLTSRALNPAGNESANKPNGMECYSCVGLSREACRGTAPPVVSCYNAGDHVYKGCFDGNVTLTAANVTVSLPVRGCVQDEFCTRDGVTGPGFTLSGSCCQGPRCNSDLRNRTYFSAKFPPLVLLPAPKPTTVASTTSVATSTLAPTTSTPTTKPTQAPTTQTPTQKVEHEASGGEETSLSGGPIVHQDRSNLEQHPQKGGAQQPPNKGSAAPTARLLALLLAVAAGVLL; translated from the exons ATGGACCCCGTCAGGAAAGCAGGTGCTCAGGCGGTGATCTGGACTACAGGTtggctgctgctgccgctgctgcttcACCAAG GAACGCAGGCCCTGGAGTGCTACAGCTGCGTACAGAAGGCAGATGATGGATGCTCTCCGCACAAGATGAAGACGGTCAAGTGCGGGCCGGGCGTGGACGTCTGCACCGAGGCCGTGGGGGCGGTGGAGACCA TCCACGGACAATTCTCGGTAGCAGTGCGGGGTTGCGGTTCGGGACTTCCTGGCAAGAATGACCGCGGACTGGACCTCCACGGGCTTCTGGCTTTCATCCAGCTGCAGCAATGCTCCCAAGACCGCTGCAACGCCAAGCTCAACCTCACCTCGAGGGCGCTCAACCCGGCAG GCAACGAGAGCGCGAACAAGCCGAACGGCATGGAGTGCTACAGCTGCGTGGGGCTGAGCCGCGAGGCTTGCCGGGGGACCGCGCCACCCGTCGTGAGCTGCTACAACGCTGGTGACCACGTCTACAAAGGCTGCTTCGACGGCAACGTGACTTTGACAGCAG CAAATGTGACTGTGTCCTTGCCTGTGCGGGGCTGTGTCCAGGACGAGTTCTGCACCAGGGATGGAGTGACAGGCCCGGGGTTCACTCTCAGTGGCTCCTGCTGCCAGGGGCCCCGCTGTAACTCTGACCTCCGCAACAGGACCTACTTCTCGGCTAAATTCCCACCCCTTGTCCTTCTGCCTGCTCCAAAGCCCACCACTGTGGCTTCCACCACTTCTGTTGCCACTTCTACCCTGGCACCAACTACTTCCACCCCCACCACCAAACCCACCCAAGCCCCAACCACCCAGACCCCTACCCAGAAAGTAGAGCACGAGGCCTCAGGGGGAGAGGAGACCAGCTTGAGTGGTGGCCCCATTGTCCACCAGGATCGCAGTAACCTGGAGCAGCATCCCCAAAAAGGTGGGGCCCAGCAGCCCCCTAATAAAGGCTCTGCAGCTCCCACGGCCAGGTTGTTGGCGCTTCTCTTGGCCGTGGCTGCTGGTGTTCTACTATGA